In Chitinibacter sp. SCUT-21, a single genomic region encodes these proteins:
- a CDS encoding LysR family transcriptional regulator yields the protein MLKMTLRELEVFCAINHTGSVTAAAEQLGLSQSAASGALAELERRLGCTLFDRIGRRVVLNEHGRFLLPRAQELLGQAIDLESSYTAGAPSRLHIAASLTIGNFVLPSLLGELMQARPEDRYEVAIGNSQQVVDLLLDSRADIGLIEAPISHRQLVNELWLSDEMAIFARADHPLAQQEPNLSDLAATPWIMREPGSGVRQMLESMLLPHLGGINILLELGSGEAVREAVRLGLGISCGSKRAIARELACGEFVMIPLPNIPMLRRFYLVWHAEKRLTSGAERLRAACHQRLKMEGAYH from the coding sequence ATGCTCAAAATGACCCTGCGTGAGCTTGAGGTATTCTGCGCGATCAATCACACCGGCAGCGTCACGGCCGCCGCCGAGCAATTGGGCTTATCGCAATCAGCGGCCAGTGGGGCTTTGGCCGAATTAGAGCGCCGGCTGGGCTGTACACTGTTTGATCGCATCGGGCGGCGGGTGGTTTTGAATGAACACGGGCGCTTTTTGCTGCCCCGAGCGCAAGAATTACTCGGCCAAGCAATTGATTTAGAAAGTAGCTACACCGCAGGTGCGCCAAGCCGCCTGCATATTGCAGCCAGCCTCACAATTGGTAATTTTGTCCTGCCCAGTCTGCTCGGCGAGTTAATGCAGGCCAGACCCGAAGATCGCTACGAAGTCGCTATCGGTAATTCGCAGCAAGTTGTTGATTTATTGCTTGATAGTCGCGCTGATATCGGCCTGATCGAAGCGCCGATTAGCCATCGCCAATTGGTTAATGAATTATGGCTCAGCGATGAAATGGCCATTTTTGCTCGCGCCGATCATCCCTTGGCGCAACAAGAACCGAATCTGAGCGACTTAGCCGCTACGCCGTGGATTATGCGCGAGCCGGGATCAGGGGTGCGGCAAATGCTGGAATCTATGCTGTTACCGCACTTGGGCGGTATTAATATCTTGCTTGAATTAGGCAGTGGCGAAGCCGTGCGCGAGGCCGTACGGCTAGGGTTAGGAATTTCCTGCGGCTCCAAACGTGCCATTGCACGCGAATTAGCGTGCGGTGAATTTGTGATGATTCCATTGCCCAATATCCCAATGCTGCGGCGGTTTTATTTGGTATGGCACGCCGAAAAGCGCCTTACCAGCGGGGCAGAACGACTACGGGCGGCTTGTCATCAGCGCCTAAAAATGGAAGGTGCATATCATTGA
- a CDS encoding zinc-finger domain-containing protein, with translation MMSLIDNTQKEIEVTAHDVPLHCPMPNMLKWNSHPRVFLDIAKTGKAQCPYCGTQYKLKEGEVIKGH, from the coding sequence ATGATGAGCTTGATCGACAACACCCAAAAAGAAATCGAAGTAACCGCGCACGACGTGCCATTGCACTGTCCGATGCCCAATATGTTGAAATGGAATTCGCACCCACGCGTTTTCCTCGACATTGCCAAAACTGGCAAAGCGCAATGCCCATACTGTGGCACGCAATACAAATTGAAAGAAGGCGAAGTGATCAAAGGCCATTAA
- the htpX gene encoding protease HtpX: MKRTILLIATNIAIMVVLGIVVSVLGLNRFLSANGLNLPMLLMFAAVMGFGGAFISLAMSKTMAKWSTGAQVIERPRNQDEQWLFDTVARLAQRAQIAMPEVAIYEGEPNAFATGPSKNNSLVAVSTGLLYSMTHREIEAVLAHEVAHVKNGDMVTLTLIQGVVNTFVFFLARVVGYLVDSFLRKNDEESSGPGIAYMITVVICDIVFGILASVIVMYFSRQREFRADAGAAQLMGDAAPMVDALRRLGGMSPSALPSNMAASGISNKSGWSSLFSSHPSMEERIAALQGQR, translated from the coding sequence ATGAAACGGACGATCCTGTTAATCGCGACCAATATCGCGATTATGGTGGTGTTGGGCATCGTGGTCAGCGTTTTGGGCCTGAATCGCTTTTTAAGCGCCAATGGCCTGAACTTACCGATGCTGTTGATGTTTGCTGCGGTGATGGGTTTTGGCGGTGCGTTTATTTCTTTGGCGATGTCTAAAACCATGGCCAAATGGAGCACCGGCGCACAAGTGATCGAGCGCCCACGCAATCAAGACGAGCAATGGCTGTTTGATACCGTGGCGCGTTTGGCGCAACGCGCACAAATTGCGATGCCGGAAGTGGCGATTTACGAAGGCGAACCGAACGCGTTTGCGACGGGTCCGAGCAAAAATAACTCGCTGGTCGCAGTATCAACCGGCCTCTTGTACAGCATGACGCACCGCGAAATCGAGGCGGTGTTGGCGCACGAAGTGGCGCACGTGAAAAACGGCGATATGGTTACTCTGACGCTGATTCAAGGCGTGGTGAATACCTTTGTTTTCTTCTTGGCGCGTGTGGTCGGTTATTTGGTCGATTCGTTCTTGCGCAAGAACGACGAAGAATCATCTGGCCCCGGTATTGCCTATATGATCACCGTGGTGATCTGTGACATCGTGTTTGGTATTTTGGCCAGCGTCATCGTCATGTACTTCTCACGCCAACGCGAATTTCGCGCTGACGCCGGTGCTGCGCAATTGATGGGCGACGCTGCGCCTATGGTTGATGCGCTGCGCCGCTTGGGTGGCATGTCGCCAAGCGCTTTGCCAAGCAATATGGCAGCGTCCGGTATTTCGAATAAATCGGGCTGGAGCTCATTATTTAGCTCGCATCCGTCAATGGAAGAGCGTATCGCTGCTTTGCAAGGCCAACGTTAA
- a CDS encoding EAL domain-containing protein, producing MSQLFYEKIGLRIALGFLTLIIVIIGFSGLIAYQAHLSYRELEKQLTQDHERYEAVMQLEYQIAQLRRAEKNLMLNLNLPSMVAENIREWTVAKTALQQRLIKLGQLLGQNNAKDLHIIRENLARYQDGILILIDHIQHQKFENSADANRSFTPYKSFIYNLESTISKLSVASEQRELSSIQQLDDLRQHRLIQLAFVSSCLIIFCALLAYSVTRKSLQIGRQFAYQTDHDTLTGLLNRRGFARTLSLAQHQQGALLYLDLDQFRLINDLCGHSAGDDLLRLLGHRFAALVERSAGVLAHIEGDEFAIFLPQQDTQSAQSFAEILQQQVQAIPFIWQNRNFALNIAVGIAIKESDSQFHELLLRAHTACSIAKERGQGQIAHAIEFDQRHQQLQQDMSWAAKLPEMLEQNRFVLFYQQMLALQDTAELEPHAEILVRGLDEQGKVVPPGLFLPAAERFNVINRIDRWVSQTFLNQILPEKVVFGINLSAASLADERFLETLLMWIKQSAVPAEQLCFEITETAAMTEMKAASHFITSLKALGCRFALDDFGSGFSSFSYLKDLPVDYLKIDGSLIRNIENNRADEVMVTAIVQMAKSLELKVIAEFVENNQQIEILRRLGVDYAQGFGVHKPEILPSQLTQSETPSGVSASI from the coding sequence ATGAGCCAATTATTTTATGAAAAAATCGGCCTACGCATCGCGCTCGGTTTTTTGACTCTGATTATTGTCATTATCGGCTTCAGTGGATTAATCGCTTATCAGGCTCATCTGAGTTATCGCGAGCTTGAAAAACAGCTCACTCAAGACCATGAACGCTATGAAGCTGTTATGCAGCTTGAATATCAAATTGCTCAGTTGAGACGAGCCGAAAAAAATCTAATGCTCAATCTGAATTTACCCAGTATGGTGGCTGAAAATATTCGTGAGTGGACGGTCGCCAAAACTGCGCTGCAACAGCGGCTCATTAAACTAGGTCAATTGCTGGGGCAAAATAATGCGAAGGATTTACACATCATTAGAGAAAATCTCGCGCGTTATCAGGATGGCATCTTGATCTTAATCGATCATATTCAACATCAAAAATTTGAAAATTCGGCCGATGCCAATCGCAGCTTCACGCCCTACAAAAGCTTTATTTACAATCTTGAATCGACAATTAGCAAACTCAGCGTTGCGAGTGAACAGCGTGAACTATCATCGATTCAACAACTTGATGATTTACGCCAACATCGCTTAATCCAACTGGCGTTTGTAAGTAGTTGCCTAATCATTTTCTGCGCTTTGCTGGCTTATTCGGTGACACGTAAAAGCCTGCAAATTGGTCGGCAATTCGCTTATCAAACAGATCACGACACCCTCACTGGCCTGTTAAATCGCCGCGGTTTTGCACGTACACTCTCACTAGCTCAGCACCAGCAAGGCGCACTGCTGTATCTCGACTTGGATCAATTTAGGCTGATCAATGATTTATGCGGGCATAGCGCCGGTGACGATTTATTGCGCCTACTCGGACATCGCTTTGCTGCTTTAGTTGAACGCAGCGCGGGGGTTTTGGCGCACATTGAGGGAGATGAGTTCGCGATTTTCTTACCACAACAGGATACGCAAAGTGCGCAAAGTTTTGCCGAAATCTTGCAACAACAGGTTCAAGCCATTCCGTTTATTTGGCAAAACCGCAACTTTGCTTTAAATATTGCCGTCGGCATCGCGATCAAAGAGAGTGATAGCCAGTTCCATGAATTACTCTTGCGCGCCCATACGGCATGCAGCATTGCCAAAGAGCGCGGGCAAGGCCAAATCGCCCATGCCATTGAATTTGACCAGCGCCATCAACAGCTACAACAAGACATGAGCTGGGCCGCTAAATTACCGGAAATGTTGGAGCAAAACCGGTTTGTGCTGTTTTATCAGCAAATGCTGGCCTTACAAGACACTGCAGAGCTTGAGCCACATGCTGAAATTCTGGTTCGAGGCTTGGACGAGCAGGGAAAAGTGGTGCCGCCAGGGCTATTTTTACCGGCGGCAGAGCGCTTTAATGTGATTAACCGCATTGATCGCTGGGTTAGCCAAACCTTTTTAAATCAAATCCTGCCCGAAAAAGTGGTCTTCGGTATCAATCTTTCAGCCGCCTCACTGGCCGACGAGCGTTTTCTTGAGACCTTGCTGATGTGGATTAAGCAAAGTGCCGTCCCAGCTGAGCAACTCTGTTTCGAAATCACCGAAACCGCCGCCATGACCGAGATGAAGGCCGCCAGCCACTTTATTACCTCGCTCAAAGCATTGGGCTGCCGCTTTGCACTGGACGATTTTGGCAGCGGATTTTCATCCTTTAGCTACTTAAAAGACCTACCCGTCGATTACCTAAAAATCGACGGTAGTTTGATACGCAATATCGAAAACAATCGCGCAGATGAGGTGATGGTGACGGCGATTGTGCAAATGGCCAAATCGCTGGAACTCAAAGTGATCGCCGAATTTGTCGAAAACAATCAGCAAATTGAGATTTTGCGCCGCCTTGGCGTCGACTACGCCCAAGGCTTTGGCGTTCACAAACCAGAAATTCTACCCAGTCAACTCACACAAAGCGAGACCCCTAGCGGGGTATCAGCCTCTATCTAA
- the waaF gene encoding lipopolysaccharide heptosyltransferase II, with protein MNKILIVAPAWVGDAIMAQPMYARLKQRYPNAQIDVLAPAWTRPLHARMAEISEAIDAPFGHGELKLRERWKLARQLKARGYDQVIVLPNSIKSALVPLLAGIRTRTGWVGEARFGLLNDIRSLDPLKLPQMVQRFYALADEKDAPRISVIPHPVLTISEESRAAALAKLGLSTDKPIIAICPGAEYGPAKRWPAVHAAELAKQLIADGAQVWLFGSGKDSEICSEIAQLAPQVINLAGKTSLAEAIDLLSLSHVAVCNDSGLMHVVAALGRPLVAVFGSSSPSFTPPLTLKAKIVTLDLECSPCFERVCPLGHMDCLNKLTPDRVLKALKEISASCNE; from the coding sequence TTGAATAAGATTTTGATTGTCGCGCCCGCTTGGGTTGGCGATGCGATTATGGCGCAGCCGATGTATGCGCGCTTAAAGCAGCGCTACCCAAATGCGCAAATTGATGTGCTCGCGCCAGCGTGGACGCGCCCGCTGCATGCGCGAATGGCTGAGATTAGCGAGGCGATTGACGCGCCGTTTGGTCATGGCGAGCTCAAATTGCGCGAGCGCTGGAAATTGGCGCGGCAATTGAAAGCGCGCGGCTACGATCAAGTGATTGTGCTGCCCAATTCAATCAAATCGGCTTTAGTGCCGCTACTGGCTGGCATTCGCACCCGCACCGGTTGGGTAGGCGAAGCGCGTTTTGGTTTGCTGAACGATATCCGCAGCCTCGATCCGCTGAAATTGCCGCAAATGGTGCAGCGTTTTTACGCGCTGGCCGATGAAAAAGACGCACCACGCATCAGCGTCATCCCGCATCCGGTACTGACGATTAGCGAAGAATCACGCGCTGCGGCGCTGGCCAAACTGGGCTTGAGCACCGACAAACCGATCATCGCCATCTGCCCCGGCGCCGAATACGGCCCAGCCAAACGCTGGCCTGCCGTGCACGCGGCCGAATTAGCCAAGCAACTGATCGCCGATGGCGCGCAAGTTTGGCTGTTCGGCTCAGGCAAAGACAGCGAAATTTGCTCTGAGATTGCGCAACTCGCGCCGCAAGTGATCAATCTGGCCGGCAAAACCAGCTTGGCCGAAGCGATTGATTTGCTGTCATTATCGCATGTGGCCGTATGCAATGATTCGGGTTTGATGCATGTGGTTGCCGCGCTCGGCCGCCCGCTGGTCGCGGTGTTTGGCTCTAGCTCGCCGTCGTTTACGCCACCGCTGACTTTAAAAGCCAAAATTGTGACGCTCGACTTGGAATGTAGTCCGTGCTTCGAGCGCGTTTGCCCGCTGGGCCATATGGACTGTTTAAATAAACTCACGCCTGATCGCGTGCTGAAAGCGCTGAAAGAGATCAGCGCCAGCTGCAACGAATAA
- a CDS encoding chitinase, which produces MSNPSNVKRVEAILPKAKWDYYFSKAHPSYTYTRFLQATAKFPAFCGDYTDGRNADEICRRSLAASFAHFAQETGGHSVEQYGNPEWLQALVHVREMGCTDEGTNCGYNGECADPVFNKVWTCGTDAKGGYLKYFGRGAKQLSYNYNYGPFSQAMFDGDQSVLLKNPDLVAESWLNLASAVFFFVYPQPPKPSMLHVIDGTWVPNEFDKSRQLGNDFPTTIQIINAECQDTPTKPAAQNRINYYTEFARDLGWDITKESMKCSGMGRFDGGSSAAFNIYWEKDWKVGGDNKCQLVSYQTPYNALIDGQYTKCVEANWGITLK; this is translated from the coding sequence ATGAGCAATCCAAGCAACGTGAAACGCGTTGAAGCGATCTTGCCAAAAGCGAAGTGGGATTACTACTTCTCGAAAGCGCACCCAAGCTACACTTACACCCGCTTCTTGCAAGCCACGGCTAAATTCCCAGCCTTCTGCGGTGACTACACCGATGGTCGCAACGCCGATGAAATCTGCCGCCGCTCTCTGGCTGCATCATTTGCGCACTTCGCCCAAGAAACTGGTGGCCATAGCGTAGAGCAATACGGCAATCCAGAATGGCTGCAAGCTTTGGTACACGTTCGTGAAATGGGTTGTACTGACGAAGGCACTAACTGCGGCTACAACGGCGAATGCGCTGACCCAGTATTTAACAAAGTATGGACTTGCGGTACCGATGCCAAAGGCGGCTACCTGAAATACTTCGGTCGTGGCGCCAAACAGTTGTCTTATAACTACAACTACGGCCCATTTAGCCAAGCAATGTTTGATGGCGACCAATCTGTCTTGCTGAAAAACCCAGACTTGGTAGCGGAAAGCTGGTTGAATCTCGCGTCAGCGGTGTTCTTCTTCGTTTACCCACAACCACCAAAACCATCAATGCTGCACGTCATTGACGGTACTTGGGTGCCAAACGAGTTTGATAAATCACGTCAATTGGGTAACGACTTCCCAACGACGATCCAGATTATCAATGCTGAATGTCAAGACACGCCTACCAAACCAGCTGCGCAAAACCGCATTAACTACTACACCGAGTTTGCGCGTGATTTGGGTTGGGATATCACCAAAGAATCGATGAAGTGCTCAGGCATGGGTCGTTTTGATGGTGGTTCATCAGCCGCATTTAACATCTACTGGGAAAAAGATTGGAAAGTGGGCGGCGACAACAAGTGTCAGCTTGTTAGCTACCAAACACCATACAATGCCCTGATCGACGGCCAATACACCAAATGTGTGGAAGCTAACTGGGGTATCACTCTGAAATAA
- a CDS encoding branched-chain amino acid transaminase, producing MSMADRDGVIWYDGKLVDWRDATTHVLTHTLHYGMGVFEGVRAYETPKGTAIFRLQDHTERLLNSAKIFQMKIGYTAEELNEAQKTVVRENKLKSCYLRPLSFIGSEKLGIAATNNTIHTIVAAWPWGAYLGEDGLTKGIRVKTSSFTRHHVNVSMVRAKASGYYINSIMAHQEAAADGYDEALVLDTDGYASEGAGENLFIVKKGVIYTPDVASCLDGITRNTVLTLAAEEGFKVVEKRITRDEIYTADEAFFTGTAAEVTPIRELDNRPIGAGTRGPITERLQKRYFDCVKGLDPRHEDWLTLV from the coding sequence ATGTCAATGGCAGATCGCGACGGCGTCATTTGGTACGATGGCAAATTGGTAGATTGGCGCGATGCGACCACGCACGTCCTCACGCACACCTTGCATTACGGCATGGGCGTGTTTGAAGGCGTACGTGCGTACGAAACGCCAAAAGGCACTGCGATTTTCCGCCTGCAAGACCATACTGAGCGCCTGCTCAATTCAGCCAAAATTTTCCAAATGAAGATTGGCTACACCGCCGAAGAGCTGAACGAAGCGCAAAAAACCGTGGTGCGTGAAAACAAACTGAAATCATGCTACTTGCGTCCACTGTCGTTCATCGGCAGCGAAAAACTCGGCATCGCAGCGACTAACAACACCATCCACACCATCGTGGCGGCGTGGCCTTGGGGCGCTTACCTGGGCGAAGACGGCTTAACGAAAGGTATCCGCGTGAAAACGTCGAGCTTTACTCGTCACCATGTGAATGTATCAATGGTGCGTGCGAAAGCTAGCGGCTACTACATCAACTCGATCATGGCGCACCAAGAAGCTGCAGCCGATGGTTACGACGAAGCTTTGGTATTGGATACCGATGGCTACGCATCGGAAGGCGCGGGCGAGAATCTGTTTATCGTGAAAAAAGGCGTGATCTACACGCCAGACGTCGCGTCTTGCTTGGACGGCATCACCCGTAACACCGTGCTGACGCTGGCGGCCGAAGAAGGCTTTAAAGTCGTTGAAAAACGCATCACGCGCGATGAAATTTACACCGCCGACGAAGCCTTCTTCACCGGCACCGCAGCCGAAGTAACGCCAATTCGCGAATTGGACAACCGCCCTATCGGCGCAGGCACGCGCGGCCCGATTACTGAGCGTTTGCAAAAACGCTACTTCGACTGCGTGAAGGGGCTAGACCCTCGCCACGAAGACTGGCTGACGCTGGTATAA
- a CDS encoding LysR family transcriptional regulator, with translation MQPLNFKHLHYFWVVAKEGGISAAARKLDITAQTISGQVSLLEQDIGQSLFVQVGRNLQLTEAGRTMLHYADQIFMLGKELKQAMERGDSQRARLNIGIVDMIPKSNALQLLSPLLQTSPNTIKLVCQVDGELNELLAKLTLHQFDLILADRPLLNAEALQLRSQPLATAPVMLQGTPELVAQYQAHFPHSLNGAPLLLPTRNTALRLQLDAWFAERQIYPDIVGEFSDSELMHTFAKAGIGLQPAPVIPSKTIPIDTLQNLGAFDQVEVQYHAIYSPKKILHPALEKLLNPTNEA, from the coding sequence ATGCAGCCGCTTAATTTCAAACATTTGCATTATTTCTGGGTGGTCGCCAAAGAAGGCGGCATTAGCGCCGCGGCTCGCAAGCTCGACATCACCGCGCAAACCATTAGTGGGCAAGTCAGCCTGCTCGAACAAGACATCGGTCAAAGCCTGTTTGTGCAAGTTGGGCGCAATTTGCAGCTGACGGAAGCGGGCCGCACCATGCTGCATTACGCCGATCAGATTTTCATGCTCGGTAAAGAGCTAAAACAAGCGATGGAGCGCGGTGATAGCCAACGCGCACGGCTTAATATCGGCATTGTCGATATGATCCCGAAAAGCAATGCCTTGCAATTATTGAGCCCCTTGCTGCAAACGTCGCCGAACACGATTAAGCTGGTTTGTCAGGTGGATGGCGAACTCAATGAACTGCTCGCCAAACTGACTTTGCATCAGTTTGATTTGATTTTGGCCGACCGCCCTTTGCTGAACGCCGAAGCCTTGCAATTGCGCAGCCAGCCGCTGGCCACTGCGCCCGTGATGCTGCAAGGCACGCCAGAACTCGTGGCCCAGTATCAAGCACATTTTCCGCACAGCTTGAATGGCGCGCCGCTGTTGCTGCCGACGCGCAATACCGCGCTGCGTTTGCAACTGGATGCGTGGTTTGCTGAACGCCAAATTTATCCCGATATTGTCGGCGAATTTTCGGATAGCGAATTAATGCACACCTTTGCCAAAGCAGGTATTGGCCTACAGCCAGCACCAGTCATCCCATCCAAGACAATACCCATCGACACACTGCAAAACTTAGGTGCATTTGATCAGGTCGAGGTGCAATACCACGCAATTTACAGCCCGAAAAAAATCCTGCACCCGGCGCTGGAAAAACTCCTCAACCCCACAAACGAGGCCTAG
- the aroA gene encoding 3-phosphoshikimate 1-carboxyvinyltransferase, giving the protein MEFLDLAPIAKVAGTVALPGSKSISNRTLLLAALCAGQTTVRGLLASDDTQRMLEALATLGVKVEQIGDSRDFIVHGCAGNFPNKDADLFLGNAGTAFRPLTAALALSNGNYHLHGVARMHERPIGDLVDALRQAGCQIDYLGNDGFPPLKIKPGVVAADRVQVKGNVSSQFLTGLLMSLPLSNRDMTIEVVGELISKPYIEITLNLMAKFGLKVEKKSWNEFFIPAGQVYQSPGEIFVEGDASSASYFLAAGAIGGGDAVRVTGVGSESIQGDKRFAETLAQMGAQITWGPNWIEAAPPSDGQLKAIDVDLNHIPDAAMTIAVAALYTKGKTTIRNIESWRVKETDRLSAMATELRKVGAIVEEGQDWISVIPPEQLTPNAEIDTYDDHRMAMCFSLVALGGVPVRINDPKCTAKTFPTYFEELARITL; this is encoded by the coding sequence ATGGAATTTCTCGACCTCGCCCCGATCGCCAAAGTAGCCGGTACGGTTGCGCTCCCGGGCTCAAAAAGTATTTCTAACCGCACACTGTTGCTCGCCGCTTTGTGCGCAGGCCAAACCACTGTGCGTGGCCTGCTCGCGTCGGACGACACGCAGCGCATGCTCGAAGCCTTGGCCACTTTGGGCGTGAAGGTAGAACAAATTGGCGACAGCCGCGATTTTATCGTGCATGGTTGCGCGGGTAACTTCCCGAATAAAGACGCCGACCTATTCCTCGGTAACGCTGGCACGGCATTTCGCCCTTTGACCGCCGCGCTGGCCTTATCAAACGGCAACTATCACCTGCACGGCGTGGCGCGCATGCACGAGCGCCCGATTGGCGACTTGGTCGATGCGTTGCGGCAAGCCGGTTGCCAGATTGATTATTTGGGCAACGACGGTTTCCCACCGCTGAAAATCAAACCGGGCGTGGTTGCTGCCGATCGAGTTCAAGTCAAAGGCAATGTGTCTAGCCAGTTCCTGACCGGCCTATTGATGTCCTTGCCACTCTCCAATCGTGATATGACGATTGAAGTGGTCGGCGAGCTGATCTCCAAACCCTATATCGAAATCACGCTGAACCTGATGGCCAAATTTGGTCTGAAAGTCGAGAAAAAGAGCTGGAACGAGTTCTTTATTCCTGCCGGCCAAGTCTACCAATCGCCGGGCGAGATTTTTGTTGAAGGTGATGCGTCCAGCGCGTCGTATTTCCTTGCCGCCGGTGCGATCGGTGGTGGCGATGCCGTTCGCGTCACCGGCGTCGGTAGCGAGTCGATTCAAGGCGATAAACGCTTTGCCGAAACACTGGCACAAATGGGCGCGCAGATCACGTGGGGCCCAAATTGGATCGAAGCCGCCCCACCGAGCGATGGCCAGCTTAAAGCCATCGACGTCGATCTGAACCACATTCCTGATGCAGCAATGACGATTGCCGTGGCTGCGCTGTACACCAAGGGCAAAACCACGATTCGCAATATCGAAAGCTGGCGCGTGAAAGAAACCGATCGCCTGTCGGCCATGGCGACTGAATTGCGCAAAGTCGGTGCGATTGTGGAAGAAGGTCAGGATTGGATTTCAGTCATCCCGCCTGAACAACTGACGCCAAATGCCGAAATCGACACGTACGACGATCACCGCATGGCGATGTGCTTCTCGCTAGTGGCCTTGGGTGGCGTGCCGGTGCGCATTAACGATCCAAAATGCACGGCGAAAACCTTCCCGACTTACTTTGAAGAATTGGCTCGAATTACCCTGTAA
- a CDS encoding glycosyl hydrolase family 18 protein codes for MKPIRLGLCTLMLSLQVAANDKLITYLPTWKDASLVNPAGAQLGKVDYAILSFIEVTPSGEAVLSKSTQNGAALWKPHLANARKANPQFNCMWAIGGWSLSANIAKTAQTDAGRSKLAKSALNIMRDSGCIGLDLDWEHPVTGGDFAADASAADFQNWVSLLREMRKTLDEAGKADNKKYLLTAAIPANNGGWVMQGYNLKGALPLLDWVNLMAYDRSGGWSKTATLQASLHSVPNDPDGNVLSSSKAVEYLIAQGAKPAQLVLGVPFYVRGLGNVAAGPNGDGLVQSMNGPGLKDEAEAGVASWADFQRKYAKADVWKAYRNAESGQSPYLYHAAKKELITFDDPISLAEKVKFVKTKKLGGVMIWEITQDDAQFTLLNSLKKTLNAK; via the coding sequence ATGAAACCGATCAGACTTGGCCTATGCACCCTAATGCTAAGCCTACAAGTAGCAGCCAATGACAAGCTCATCACGTATTTACCCACATGGAAAGACGCATCGCTGGTCAATCCTGCAGGCGCGCAATTGGGCAAAGTCGATTACGCGATTTTGTCTTTTATTGAAGTCACGCCCAGTGGTGAAGCGGTGCTTTCCAAAAGCACGCAAAATGGCGCTGCATTGTGGAAACCACATTTAGCCAATGCGCGCAAAGCTAACCCACAATTTAACTGCATGTGGGCCATCGGCGGCTGGAGTTTATCGGCCAATATTGCTAAAACAGCACAAACCGACGCAGGCCGCAGTAAATTAGCCAAATCTGCGCTCAACATCATGCGCGACAGTGGCTGCATCGGTTTGGATCTGGATTGGGAACACCCCGTCACCGGCGGTGATTTTGCAGCGGATGCCTCAGCGGCGGATTTTCAAAACTGGGTGAGTTTGCTGCGCGAAATGCGCAAAACGCTCGATGAGGCCGGCAAGGCCGATAACAAAAAATACCTGCTCACCGCAGCGATTCCCGCCAATAACGGCGGTTGGGTCATGCAGGGCTACAATTTGAAAGGCGCGCTGCCGCTGCTCGATTGGGTAAATTTAATGGCCTACGATCGCAGCGGCGGCTGGAGCAAAACGGCAACCTTGCAAGCGAGCTTGCACAGTGTGCCCAATGACCCAGATGGCAATGTGCTATCAAGCAGCAAAGCAGTGGAATACTTGATTGCGCAAGGCGCAAAACCGGCGCAATTAGTATTGGGCGTGCCATTTTATGTACGTGGTTTGGGCAATGTGGCCGCAGGCCCGAATGGCGATGGCTTGGTCCAAAGCATGAATGGCCCCGGCCTGAAAGATGAAGCTGAGGCTGGCGTAGCCAGCTGGGCTGATTTTCAGCGCAAATACGCCAAAGCCGATGTCTGGAAAGCCTATCGCAACGCTGAATCAGGCCAATCGCCGTATCTGTATCACGCGGCTAAAAAAGAGCTGATCACTTTTGACGACCCGATCTCATTGGCCGAGAAGGTGAAATTTGTCAAAACTAAAAAACTGGGCGGCGTGATGATTTGGGAAATCACGCAAGACGACGCGCAATTCACTTTATTAAACAGCCTGAAAAAAACCTTGAATGCCAAGTAA